The genomic window TTCAGCTAACCTGAACAGAAGAGACTGAGTGTACCGTGCTTAACATTAACTACTGCAAGTCTAGGAAGGCTAAAAATTATTAGTGTCATGCAATGATGTTCGTGCACTCATCAAGGCAGAGACGTAGGGAGTACCCTTGGGAATATATAAAGTCTAATTTCAGTAAATGGCTAATGTTAATGATTCAATAGTACGTGTAGTTTAATGTTGCACTGATGATCCCAGCTATGGTTGCAGGATCCaacaaatatttcagaattccGTAAAAAGTAGTGACCAGATGTGCAGGCTCTCGCATCAACGCCAATATTTCTTCAACGCCCGTACCGATGCAATGTAATGTACTCTACGGTAATCAAGATAACGGTGAGCCCGGTAAGATCCACACTGCGTACAATCATCAACAGCTAGATTGTACAACTGGATCGGCCAATATGCAAAGCAAACCAACCTAAATACTTCAGTTGGAAACTGGGAAATCCCCAATAAATAATACTACTACTTTTAAAATGCATATATCACTCAAGAAGAAAATCAAGAATGTATCATGTGTATCACTACAAGAACTGCAGATCATTTgctttatgtattttttttattaaagatCGAGATATTTTTAATTTGTCCCGCAAGCAATTAAAATTGTTTTATCCCCAAGTGTCTCCTTTGGAATTTTCACAATAATTAGTCCAATTATCGCGATTCGAAAGATTTCTCATGTTTTActacttgtaaaaaaaaaacatcagtgAAGTTGTGGGTGCATAACAAATCCTGTTGTCCACAGATTTTACACGTACGCAGTTGCATTttcaatagaaatttagttAGACCAAGATTCGCCTGTTGCCGTTAGTCTCCATCTCTTTGAGCGTGCGCTAACGGGAGCGCTTTAGTAGGTGTTGAGTGTGGCATGCTTGTGTGCAAATAGGCATTTTccttgtattaaaaaaaacagcagcatCCAAATATTTGACTACTAGTTACTGTAGGCACAAGGCCATGAAAAATGAAACGCcaaaagaatgaaaaaaaatggctTTATTGTTTagcttatgcttatatttataagccaaaatttgaattttagaacttgatttttttcatcgtaatttaTTCTACAACATTTGATTTTGAGTCACTTGACTTATTTACAAACGcttttttatttgctaaataTTAGTAGTATTAAGCTATTCGGATAAGCATACGAATAAAGGAAATAATTTGGCTGTTTAGATGCTTACCGTGGTCACTGTACGTGTGCGGCACAAATCCATATGCGTATCCATTGCCGCCGcccacagcgccgccgccgccattgatgccattcccgccgccgccaatgctgccaccgccgccgctgacgccgcctCCGTTGTTGTCCCCGGTGCCGGCATTGGACCAGAAGCGCGCGTAGCACTTGCCGAGGTACACCTCGCCGGCAGAGGCGTACCCGCAGCCGGCCTTGAGctgcgacgacgcggcggagaCGCAGTCGGTGCAGGCCTTGGCGCCGAGGTCGCCCACGCACTGCGACATGGCCTGCACGTacccggccgcgccggcgcggtacgagccgtcgccggcgggcgccgcggccgccacgagCGCGCCGAGCGCCGCGTCGCGCATGGCGACGacgcccgtgtcgccgccgccttcgccgccgcacTTCTTGAACAGCACCGTGGTGTCCTGCCTCCCGAGGAACGAGTCGTTCCCGTAGCGGACGAAGCACGCGCGCAGCTGcaccgcggcgccggccgcggagTTGCAGAGCGAGGCGAGCTTGGTGGCGGCCGACCTGACGCAGCCGCCGCAGATCGCGGCGGGGAGGTCGGAGCGGCACTGGTAGACGCCGACGAGGCCGGTGCtggaggcggccgacggcgaggtgTAGTTGGCGTAGGCGGTGTAGCCCGCGCTGTTGGTGAGCGCCGAGAGCGCGGTGTCGACGTCCGCCGCGTACTGCGTCCCGGCGTCGTAGCGCGCCTGCGAGCACCCGGCGTACACGAACGCCGTGTAGTCGTCGgcgccccgcgcgcgcgtggcgCAGGCGCACAGcgcgagcagcgccgccgccgccgccgccgcgagacgCTTCGACATGGCTGGGCTTTTCttggctccggcggcggtgtTTGGCA from Oryza glaberrima chromosome 6, OglaRS2, whole genome shotgun sequence includes these protein-coding regions:
- the LOC127776521 gene encoding plasmodesmata-located protein 6-like gives rise to the protein MPNTAAGAKKSPAMSKRLAAAAAAALLALCACATRARGADDYTAFVYAGCSQARYDAGTQYAADVDTALSALTNSAGYTAYANYTSPSAASSTGLVGVYQCRSDLPAAICGGCVRSAATKLASLCNSAAGAAVQLRACFVRYGNDSFLGRQDTTVLFKKCGGEGGGDTGVVAMRDAALGALVAAAAPAGDGSYRAGAAGYVQAMSQCVGDLGAKACTDCVSAASSQLKAGCGYASAGEVYLGKCYARFWSNAGTGDNNGGGVSGGGGSIGGGGNGINGGGGAVGGGNGYAYGFVPHTYSDHDESGKTLAIIIGLVAAVALVIVFLSFVRRAGGVGGKS